From Coriobacteriia bacterium, one genomic window encodes:
- the ffh gene encoding signal recognition particle protein has protein sequence MFQSLSDRLQHVFSGLTGKGRLTEADVDVAMREIRMALLEADVNYKVVKDFVAKIRERAVGSEVMSSLTPGQQVVKIVLDEMTTLLGSTNSRLVLSGRVPNVIMLVGLQGSGKTTATAKLAYLLRKQGHHPLMVACDVYRPAAIDQLEALGRELDIPVYRGEGADPVKIAKDGVRQAIDTLKDIVIIDTAGRLHVDEDMMTEAVRIRDATRPDQVLMVVDSMAGQDAVNAATVFAERVDFDGVIMSKLDGDARGGAALSVTQVTGKPIKFASEGEKPESLDPFFPDRMAKRILGMGDVVSLIEKAQEIGQAEENVEMAQRLKKADFNLDDFLSQIQQVRKMGGIGNLMKSLPGMGKLGAPAADVDEGALGRTEAIIFSMTRREREKPQLINGERRVRIAQGAGVEVRDVNQLLKQFTESRKMMKQLMAQGGKGGKRMRMPGLPGGFGR, from the coding sequence ATGTTTCAGAGCCTCTCAGACAGACTTCAGCACGTGTTCAGCGGACTCACCGGCAAAGGACGTCTCACTGAGGCCGACGTCGATGTCGCAATGCGCGAGATCCGCATGGCGCTGCTCGAAGCTGACGTGAACTACAAGGTCGTGAAGGACTTCGTCGCCAAGATCCGCGAGCGTGCCGTTGGCTCCGAGGTGATGAGCTCGCTTACGCCGGGCCAGCAGGTTGTCAAGATCGTGCTGGATGAAATGACCACGTTGCTCGGCTCCACGAACTCTCGCTTGGTATTGTCAGGCCGGGTCCCGAACGTGATCATGCTTGTGGGCCTTCAGGGCTCCGGCAAGACCACCGCAACAGCGAAGCTGGCCTATCTTCTGCGCAAGCAAGGCCACCATCCGCTCATGGTCGCGTGCGACGTCTACCGCCCTGCCGCTATCGACCAGCTTGAAGCTCTCGGCAGGGAGCTTGACATCCCCGTATACCGTGGCGAAGGAGCCGATCCGGTCAAGATCGCTAAAGACGGCGTGAGGCAGGCGATCGACACTCTGAAAGACATCGTCATCATCGACACCGCCGGGCGCCTTCATGTCGACGAGGACATGATGACCGAGGCGGTTCGGATCAGGGATGCCACCAGGCCCGATCAGGTCCTCATGGTCGTCGACTCAATGGCCGGCCAGGACGCGGTCAACGCGGCAACCGTTTTTGCCGAGCGCGTCGATTTCGACGGTGTCATCATGAGCAAGCTCGACGGAGACGCGCGCGGAGGCGCAGCGCTTTCGGTTACCCAGGTGACAGGCAAGCCGATCAAGTTCGCGTCGGAAGGGGAGAAGCCCGAGTCTCTCGACCCCTTCTTTCCGGACAGGATGGCCAAGCGCATCCTCGGCATGGGGGACGTCGTCTCCCTCATCGAGAAGGCCCAGGAGATCGGCCAGGCCGAGGAAAACGTCGAGATGGCGCAGCGGCTCAAGAAAGCCGACTTCAACCTCGATGACTTTCTGAGCCAGATCCAACAGGTGCGCAAGATGGGTGGCATCGGCAACCTCATGAAATCGTTGCCCGGCATGGGAAAGCTTGGTGCACCGGCAGCCGATGTGGATGAGGGCGCTTTGGGCCGCACCGAGGCGATAATCTTCTCGATGACGAGGCGGGAGCGAGAGAAACCGCAACTCATCAACGGCGAACGGCGAGTGAGAATCGCCCAAGGAGCCGGGGTCGAAGTCCGGGACGTCAATCAGCTTCTCAAGCAGTTCACGGAATCACGAAAGATGATGAAGCAACTCATGGCACAAGGCGGAAAAGGTGGGAAACGGATGCGCATGCCTGGTCTGCCCGGCGGTTTTGGACGATAG
- the ftsY gene encoding signal recognition particle-docking protein FtsY — MSPSWYSRLADGLSRSRERLAGQLNVLLGKGPDLDDEFWSDLEDTLLASDIGVTGTTEIVARLKDRSKRENLPDSAAVIEALVESIAAEFPDPDEDPFDVRPVTLLFVGVNGAGKTTTVGKVAKQGAEAGRKVVLGSADTFRAAASEQLDIWAERAGVPVVRRDRGADPAAVAFETIESAEKSGADLTLIDTAGRLHTSADLMRELTKIKRVAENRSKAAVRTILVMDSTTGQNGLAQAREFGAALAIDGIVLTKLDGTAKGGIAVAIARELGIPVLRIGVGEGIDDLRPFDAAEFSAALVKG; from the coding sequence ATGAGCCCATCGTGGTATAGCCGGCTCGCCGACGGGCTCTCAAGGAGCCGAGAGCGGCTTGCAGGGCAACTCAACGTGCTTCTCGGCAAGGGACCTGACCTTGATGATGAGTTCTGGTCTGATCTCGAAGACACGCTGCTGGCTTCCGACATCGGGGTCACCGGCACCACTGAGATCGTCGCGCGCCTGAAGGACAGATCGAAGCGTGAGAATCTCCCCGATTCCGCCGCGGTCATCGAGGCTCTCGTGGAGAGCATCGCCGCCGAGTTCCCGGATCCCGATGAGGACCCGTTCGACGTGCGCCCAGTAACGCTCCTTTTCGTTGGAGTCAACGGTGCAGGCAAGACCACTACGGTGGGCAAGGTAGCCAAGCAGGGAGCCGAAGCCGGGCGCAAGGTGGTTCTCGGCTCCGCGGACACGTTTCGCGCAGCCGCGTCCGAGCAGCTCGACATCTGGGCCGAGAGGGCAGGCGTCCCTGTCGTTCGCCGTGACCGCGGAGCCGATCCTGCGGCCGTGGCTTTCGAGACGATCGAGTCCGCCGAGAAATCGGGCGCTGACCTGACGCTGATCGACACGGCCGGGAGGCTTCACACCTCGGCAGACCTGATGCGCGAGCTGACCAAGATCAAACGTGTCGCAGAGAACCGCAGCAAGGCGGCTGTACGCACGATCCTCGTCATGGACTCAACCACAGGGCAAAACGGCCTTGCGCAGGCACGAGAGTTTGGCGCGGCGCTCGCAATCGACGGTATCGTGCTCACAAAACTGGATGGGACCGCCAAGGGCGGCATAGCGGTCGCCATCGCGCGCGAGCTCGGCATACCGGTGCTTCGCATAGGAGTAGGGGAAGGTATCGACGACCTAAGACCTTTCGACGCGGCGGAGTTCTCGGCGGCGCTCGTCAAGGGGTGA
- the smc gene encoding chromosome segregation protein SMC, whose amino-acid sequence MYLKSLIFRGFKSFADKGVMLFEPGVTVIVGPNGSGKSNISDAVLWVLGEQSAKSLRGQAMEDVIFAGSSARQPVGVAEVDLVLDNSDGTLPLEFSEVTITRRMFRNGDSEYLINQSPSRLMDIQDLLHDSGLGRDTHSIISQGRLDEVLNSRPEDRRGLIDEAAGVLKHKKRKERALRKLSAMDAYLARARDISSEIERQLRPLERQATRAQEHAALSAELREHELGMAVDDLRRLQGQWEEISKLEREADADIELSRYRLAEKERELAKFQSLLEEKGLFVGDLSEQRRRMQSILERLDAGLLLLEEKGKNLIEKLSELRQKLHQSDNRTVQRSAELERLSLERVDADGRLKALYGQLNEVRREAEAVRKARIAADEELSRLAAEIRRVRKQLEDDRAASALAEQALSAFRLEDDLLAERASQIRDQRLAAQATLSARRSRLDGVSARLSHLKRDLALADSDVDKRVRVLESRRRDLDSRRNALAEARAELRGLEEVDRAFAAASPALAWALTNEGGLPGLIGPVTEAIRAPKHYEVLVERLLGADLFGVLVADALTAATLADGLLAESQGELSVVPLSGARSNLRGMPTTGMRLLDELVFEESMRPAVEALLGDVFVVDNVTAALQASAADTSGARFATAEGAVVWPTGKLTLGMQLNDTESVLARKRRFAELTDGIGALSAALGDSESESAAAAEALSAAQQDALDLSQKIAACTGEHDSMLEEVGRLEQQLTTLETEASGIDTRIGAIRERSVKDQPTVGHLAEKIASATSTLESFEETQAIAREQRDLRFREESAVSERLSVCQVDIATVSEREVHLKRQLNGVNSELRELETAIRQSKETEQALELLRERIQPVHDLYVALQERAEHWAAKLKDRACFEQADSESLRETIQAAQSAVREVQAEIDGKSTTATDVRVKKGQTELQVNQAAHRIVEELGISLERALALPELEDRRAAEDRAHRLRKQISSIGPVNPVAMREFESLKARRDFMTSQVDDLDGSRKALHKVVAAIDRKVRDRFLEAFEQVDEAFQEIFAVLFPGGSARLCLTDPDDPDTTGVEVIAQPRGKKVAKMSLLSGGEKSLTALALLFAVYRTRPCPFYILDEVEAALDDTNLRRFVTFVDSMRTSTQFLIVTHQRRTMEMADVLYGVSMQADGVSKVVSQKLDRARVTAEVEHEPIVV is encoded by the coding sequence GTGTACCTCAAGTCCCTGATATTCCGAGGTTTCAAGTCATTCGCCGATAAGGGCGTCATGCTGTTCGAACCCGGCGTCACCGTCATCGTCGGGCCAAACGGATCCGGCAAGTCCAACATCTCCGATGCGGTTCTATGGGTACTGGGCGAGCAGTCTGCCAAGAGCCTGCGCGGGCAAGCGATGGAAGACGTCATTTTCGCAGGCTCCTCGGCACGCCAGCCTGTGGGCGTGGCGGAAGTCGACCTCGTGCTCGACAACAGCGACGGCACATTGCCGCTGGAGTTTTCCGAAGTCACCATTACCCGTCGCATGTTTCGCAACGGCGACAGTGAGTACCTCATCAACCAGTCACCGTCACGTCTCATGGACATCCAAGATCTGCTTCACGACTCCGGTCTCGGTCGAGACACGCATTCCATCATTAGCCAAGGTCGCCTAGATGAGGTCTTAAACTCGCGTCCCGAAGACAGACGCGGACTCATCGACGAAGCCGCGGGTGTCCTGAAGCACAAGAAGCGCAAAGAACGCGCGCTGCGCAAGCTCTCTGCCATGGACGCCTATCTCGCAAGGGCACGCGACATCTCGTCCGAAATCGAACGCCAGCTCCGGCCGCTCGAGCGCCAGGCGACGCGCGCGCAGGAGCATGCGGCGCTCTCGGCGGAATTGCGAGAGCATGAGCTCGGCATGGCCGTCGACGATCTGCGTCGGCTTCAGGGCCAGTGGGAAGAGATCTCGAAGCTTGAACGCGAAGCGGATGCCGACATCGAGCTGTCCCGCTATCGCCTAGCCGAGAAGGAACGTGAACTCGCGAAGTTCCAGTCGCTGTTGGAGGAGAAAGGCCTGTTTGTCGGCGATCTCTCCGAACAACGGCGTAGGATGCAGTCGATTCTCGAGCGTCTTGATGCCGGCTTGCTGCTGCTTGAAGAAAAGGGCAAGAACCTCATCGAGAAGCTCTCTGAACTTCGGCAGAAGCTCCACCAGTCCGACAATCGCACGGTGCAGCGTTCCGCGGAGCTTGAACGGCTGTCGCTGGAGCGGGTGGACGCCGACGGCCGTCTCAAAGCGCTTTACGGACAACTCAACGAAGTGCGTCGTGAAGCCGAGGCCGTGCGTAAGGCCCGCATCGCTGCCGATGAGGAGCTCTCACGCCTGGCCGCCGAGATTCGCCGCGTTCGCAAGCAACTTGAAGACGATCGGGCGGCTTCAGCGCTCGCCGAACAGGCGCTGTCTGCCTTCAGGCTTGAAGACGACCTGCTGGCAGAGCGGGCGTCGCAGATCAGAGATCAGCGACTTGCTGCTCAAGCAACTCTCTCCGCACGGCGCAGCCGTCTCGATGGGGTCTCGGCTCGCCTGAGCCACCTGAAGCGCGATCTGGCGCTTGCCGACTCCGATGTCGACAAGCGGGTACGCGTTTTGGAGTCCCGTCGGCGCGATCTCGACAGCCGGCGCAACGCGCTGGCCGAAGCGCGTGCGGAGCTCCGTGGGCTGGAGGAAGTCGACCGTGCGTTTGCCGCCGCGTCCCCGGCCCTAGCATGGGCGCTGACCAACGAAGGCGGTCTGCCGGGTCTAATCGGCCCCGTCACCGAGGCAATTCGGGCTCCGAAGCACTACGAGGTGCTCGTGGAAAGGCTTCTCGGCGCCGACTTGTTCGGCGTGCTGGTTGCAGACGCCCTCACTGCCGCGACCCTTGCAGACGGGCTGCTGGCCGAGTCCCAAGGCGAGCTTTCGGTCGTTCCTCTGTCCGGCGCGCGTTCGAATCTGAGGGGTATGCCGACAACCGGCATGCGACTTCTCGACGAATTGGTTTTCGAAGAGTCCATGCGGCCTGCCGTTGAGGCGCTCTTGGGCGACGTGTTCGTCGTCGATAACGTCACTGCGGCTTTGCAGGCCTCGGCAGCGGACACCTCAGGCGCTCGCTTTGCGACAGCTGAAGGTGCGGTGGTCTGGCCCACCGGCAAGCTCACGCTCGGCATGCAGCTCAACGACACGGAGAGCGTGCTTGCCCGGAAACGCCGCTTCGCAGAGTTGACCGACGGCATCGGCGCGCTTTCTGCCGCACTTGGCGACTCGGAATCGGAGAGCGCCGCTGCCGCAGAAGCACTCTCGGCGGCACAACAGGACGCACTCGACCTTTCGCAGAAGATCGCGGCGTGTACCGGGGAACACGACTCCATGCTCGAGGAGGTCGGCCGGCTCGAGCAGCAACTCACCACACTGGAAACGGAAGCAAGCGGGATTGACACTCGCATCGGCGCGATCCGTGAGCGCTCCGTCAAGGACCAGCCGACGGTGGGCCATCTTGCCGAGAAGATCGCCTCGGCAACCTCGACGCTCGAAAGCTTCGAGGAGACGCAGGCAATCGCTCGCGAGCAACGCGACCTGCGCTTTCGAGAGGAGAGCGCGGTCTCTGAGCGACTGAGCGTCTGCCAGGTGGACATCGCCACAGTGTCCGAACGGGAAGTACACCTCAAGAGACAGCTCAACGGCGTCAACTCCGAGTTGCGCGAACTGGAAACCGCTATACGGCAGTCCAAGGAGACGGAGCAGGCACTCGAGCTGCTTCGCGAACGAATCCAACCCGTTCATGATCTCTACGTTGCATTGCAGGAGCGTGCCGAGCACTGGGCCGCCAAACTCAAGGACCGCGCCTGTTTCGAGCAGGCGGACTCGGAGTCTTTGCGCGAGACGATCCAAGCGGCTCAAAGCGCCGTCCGCGAAGTTCAGGCCGAGATCGATGGAAAGAGCACTACCGCTACCGATGTTCGTGTGAAGAAGGGCCAGACCGAGCTTCAGGTGAACCAGGCCGCCCACCGCATCGTTGAGGAACTCGGTATCTCGCTGGAACGGGCGCTGGCACTGCCGGAGTTGGAAGACCGCAGGGCGGCGGAAGATCGTGCTCATCGGCTGCGAAAGCAGATCTCCTCGATCGGGCCGGTCAACCCGGTGGCGATGCGGGAGTTCGAGTCTCTGAAAGCCCGGCGCGACTTCATGACGTCCCAAGTCGACGACCTCGATGGAAGCCGCAAGGCGCTTCACAAGGTGGTCGCGGCTATCGACCGCAAAGTCAGAGACAGGTTTCTCGAGGCCTTCGAACAGGTCGACGAGGCCTTCCAGGAGATATTCGCCGTCCTGTTCCCCGGCGGCTCGGCCCGGCTGTGCCTGACGGATCCGGATGATCCCGACACCACCGGCGTCGAAGTGATCGCGCAGCCTCGGGGTAAGAAGGTCGCGAAGATGTCGCTTCTCTCCGGCGGCGAGAAGTCGCTGACGGCGCTCGCGCTTCTTTTCGCCGTCTATCGGACCCGGCCGTGCCCCTTCTATATCCTCGACGAAGTTGAAGCCGCTTTGGACGACACAAACCTGCGCCGTTTCGTCACGTTCGTCGACTCCATGCGAACTTCGACGCAGTTCCTGATCGTCACCCATCAGCGACGCACCATGGAGATGGCTGACGTGCTCTACGGCGTTTCCATGCAGGCCGATGGTGTTTCGAAGGTTGTGAGCCAGAAGCTTGACAGGGCTCGCGTGACAGCGGAAGTGGAACATGAGCCCATCGTGGTATAG
- the rnc gene encoding ribonuclease III yields MGHRFSDRDLLLRALTHPSAIEAKDPGAYYERLEFLGDSVVGFVIAEEVFRRYPDMPEGGMTRIKISAVAGTTLSEVAADLGLGGALIVGDSERGTGGRGLVSALENVYEALVAALYLDAGLPAAREWVLATLGSRISEDAASTPENPKSLLQEITQARGLAPTYRLIAEDGPPHARTFTCAVEMEGIVVGQGSGRTKKDAEAAAASAALERL; encoded by the coding sequence ATGGGCCACCGGTTCTCGGACCGCGATCTGCTCCTGCGCGCCCTCACACATCCTTCGGCGATCGAGGCCAAGGATCCGGGCGCGTACTACGAACGTCTCGAGTTTCTTGGCGACTCGGTTGTGGGCTTCGTCATCGCCGAGGAGGTGTTCCGCCGCTATCCCGACATGCCTGAAGGCGGAATGACCCGCATCAAGATCTCGGCTGTTGCCGGCACCACACTCTCGGAAGTAGCGGCCGATTTGGGCCTTGGCGGCGCACTGATCGTTGGTGACAGCGAGCGGGGCACCGGCGGCAGAGGTTTGGTGAGTGCACTCGAGAATGTCTACGAGGCACTTGTGGCAGCGCTCTACTTGGACGCCGGGCTCCCTGCTGCCCGCGAGTGGGTTCTTGCGACGCTTGGCTCGCGGATCTCGGAAGACGCCGCGTCGACACCCGAGAATCCAAAGTCACTGCTTCAAGAAATCACTCAGGCCAGGGGCCTCGCCCCGACCTACCGCCTCATTGCCGAGGATGGCCCACCACACGCCCGGACGTTCACCTGCGCGGTGGAGATGGAGGGCATCGTCGTCGGACAGGGGAGCGGGCGGACGAAGAAAGACGCCGAAGCGGCTGCGGCTTCAGCGGCTCTGGAACGACTTTAG
- the fabF gene encoding beta-ketoacyl-ACP synthase II encodes MKRIAVTGLGVVTPVGIGVDAMWDSLVSGRSGISAIEHFDTTGYSSRIAGYIKDFDPSGVLDHKEARRMSRFQQFAMVAADEAMRDAGLTEISDDLALRSGVIVGSGIGGLGLMEEQKEILLERGPGRVSPFLVPMMITDLAAGHISIRYGLKGINYAVVSACATGSHAIGEAAEAIRRGRADVMIAGGFDSGVTPLGVAGFCALRALSTRNDDPTGASRPWDASRDGFVIAEGGGILVLEDWDHAVARGAHIRAELVGYGASADAYHMTAPAPDGSGAFRAMQIALEEGRLSPCDVSYINAHGTSTDAGDAAETKAIKSVFGQCVPPVSSTKSMMGHLLGGAGAVEAAVCILAMENSIIPPTINLATPDPECDLDYVPNVARAADLSVTMSNSFGFGGHNATLVLARV; translated from the coding sequence ATGAAGAGGATTGCCGTCACCGGCCTCGGAGTCGTGACACCGGTAGGTATCGGTGTCGATGCAATGTGGGACTCTCTCGTCAGCGGGCGCAGCGGCATCTCCGCGATTGAGCACTTCGACACTACCGGATACTCATCGCGAATCGCCGGCTACATCAAGGACTTCGACCCGAGCGGCGTGTTGGACCACAAGGAAGCCAGGCGCATGTCGCGCTTCCAGCAGTTCGCGATGGTCGCTGCCGACGAAGCAATGCGCGACGCCGGACTCACTGAGATCTCAGATGATCTCGCCTTGCGCTCGGGTGTCATCGTCGGCTCGGGCATCGGCGGACTCGGACTCATGGAGGAGCAGAAGGAGATCCTGCTCGAGCGCGGCCCGGGTCGCGTGAGCCCATTTCTCGTTCCAATGATGATCACCGACCTAGCTGCCGGTCATATTTCGATCCGATACGGGCTTAAGGGAATCAACTACGCGGTGGTTTCGGCGTGTGCCACGGGGTCTCACGCGATCGGAGAAGCCGCCGAGGCGATCCGTCGTGGCAGAGCCGACGTCATGATTGCCGGCGGATTCGATTCCGGCGTCACGCCGCTCGGCGTCGCGGGCTTCTGTGCACTGAGGGCCCTGTCCACCCGTAACGACGATCCCACCGGCGCATCGCGTCCTTGGGACGCGAGCCGCGACGGCTTCGTCATCGCCGAAGGCGGAGGAATCCTCGTTCTCGAGGATTGGGATCACGCTGTCGCCCGCGGCGCGCATATCCGTGCCGAGCTTGTGGGGTACGGCGCCAGCGCCGACGCCTACCACATGACAGCGCCCGCACCCGACGGAAGCGGTGCCTTCCGTGCAATGCAGATTGCACTGGAAGAGGGTCGGCTGTCGCCATGCGACGTCAGCTACATCAACGCCCACGGCACTTCAACCGATGCGGGCGACGCCGCAGAGACAAAAGCGATCAAGTCGGTGTTTGGGCAGTGTGTGCCACCCGTCAGCTCGACGAAATCGATGATGGGGCACCTGCTCGGCGGCGCGGGTGCCGTCGAAGCCGCGGTCTGCATCCTGGCAATGGAGAACTCCATCATTCCGCCCACAATCAACCTTGCCACTCCGGACCCGGAATGCGATCTTGACTACGTTCCCAACGTTGCCCGTGCTGCGGATCTATCCGTCACCATGAGCAACTCCTTCGGTTTCGGCGGACATAACGCGACTCTCGTTCTCGCGCGGGTATAG
- a CDS encoding nitronate monooxygenase, translating into MDMPTLTIGERTARLPIVQGGMAVRISMAPLASAVAQAGGIGVIAGSGLTAGELAAEIRKAREATDGVIGVNIMVAVRKFKELVQTAMAEGADLVIAGAGFSRDVFAWGREFRVPVVPIVGSTRVARLAEKFGASALIVEGFEAGGHLGTDRLMLDLLPEIVASVDLPVIGAGGIVTGADIRKALDTGAAGVQMGTRFAATVESSAPDAFKQMYVNASPEDIVLVKSPVGLPGRALKNPFWERAHRGEYPPIERCAACLKECHKDYCIMKELELAQSGDVENGLVFAGSSAARITDVPTVAELMRRLEAEWKSSGEEAS; encoded by the coding sequence GTGGACATGCCAACACTCACAATTGGGGAGCGCACAGCCCGCCTCCCCATCGTTCAAGGCGGGATGGCCGTCCGGATCTCGATGGCCCCGCTTGCTTCGGCGGTTGCCCAAGCAGGCGGCATCGGCGTAATTGCTGGCAGCGGACTGACTGCGGGGGAGCTGGCCGCCGAGATCCGCAAAGCGCGCGAGGCGACGGATGGCGTGATCGGCGTCAACATCATGGTCGCGGTGCGAAAATTCAAAGAACTCGTGCAGACGGCCATGGCGGAGGGCGCCGACCTAGTGATCGCTGGTGCTGGGTTCTCGCGAGACGTCTTTGCATGGGGACGTGAGTTCCGCGTGCCGGTGGTGCCGATCGTCGGCTCCACGCGCGTTGCCCGGCTCGCCGAGAAGTTCGGGGCGTCCGCGCTCATCGTCGAAGGTTTCGAAGCCGGAGGTCACCTCGGCACCGATCGGCTGATGCTTGACCTGCTTCCGGAAATCGTGGCGTCCGTTGATCTGCCGGTGATTGGTGCCGGCGGTATCGTGACGGGCGCCGACATCCGCAAGGCTCTCGACACGGGTGCCGCTGGCGTCCAGATGGGTACCCGTTTTGCGGCGACGGTTGAGTCATCTGCCCCTGATGCGTTCAAGCAGATGTATGTGAATGCGTCACCTGAAGATATTGTGCTCGTGAAAAGTCCGGTCGGTCTGCCCGGACGGGCTTTGAAGAACCCGTTCTGGGAGCGTGCACACCGAGGCGAGTACCCGCCGATCGAGCGGTGCGCGGCGTGCCTCAAGGAATGCCACAAAGACTACTGCATCATGAAGGAACTCGAACTCGCCCAAAGCGGAGACGTCGAGAACGGGCTCGTCTTTGCCGGCTCCTCGGCGGCACGAATCACCGACGTTCCGACCGTCGCTGAACTGATGAGGCGTCTTGAAGCCGAGTGGAAATCATCCGGAGAGGAAGCTTCATGA
- a CDS encoding acyl carrier protein, which produces MEHDEVVEKVKAVIVEQLNVEEDDVTEEASFVDDLGADSLDIVELVMALEEEFGVSIPDEDAESIKTVGDAVSYIAANA; this is translated from the coding sequence ATGGAGCACGATGAAGTTGTCGAGAAGGTCAAAGCAGTCATAGTCGAGCAACTCAACGTCGAGGAGGATGACGTCACTGAGGAGGCGTCGTTTGTCGATGATCTGGGTGCCGACTCGCTCGATATCGTCGAACTCGTGATGGCGCTTGAGGAAGAGTTCGGGGTCTCGATTCCGGACGAAGATGCCGAGAGCATCAAGACGGTCGGCGATGCTGTCTCCTACATCGCAGCGAACGCTTAG
- the fabG gene encoding 3-oxoacyl-[acyl-carrier-protein] reductase, with product MADLTGKVALVTGASRGIGAAIAELLGASGASVAVNYAGSADAAENIVRRIRENGSRAISVQADVSDPEACTGLIEATLRELGGLDILVNNAGITRDGLLVRMSDEDWESVIGTNLTGVFNVTRAATRHLMKQRSGAVVNVTSVIGLIGNAGQANYAAAKAGVIGLTKSVAKELASRGVRVNAVAPGFIETDMTAALSETAREAIIKQISLARLGAPADVAKAVAFLASDEAAYITGQTLAIDGGMTFM from the coding sequence GTGGCGGATCTGACCGGAAAGGTAGCCCTCGTCACGGGTGCTTCGCGCGGAATAGGCGCGGCGATCGCCGAATTGCTGGGTGCTAGCGGAGCCTCGGTGGCCGTGAACTATGCCGGATCGGCTGATGCCGCCGAGAACATCGTTCGGCGGATTCGAGAGAACGGGTCACGAGCGATCTCAGTACAGGCCGATGTCAGCGATCCTGAGGCGTGCACGGGCCTTATCGAAGCGACGCTGCGAGAACTCGGCGGGCTGGACATACTCGTCAACAACGCCGGCATCACCCGCGACGGGCTTCTGGTGCGCATGAGTGACGAAGACTGGGAGTCCGTTATCGGCACCAACCTCACCGGCGTCTTCAATGTCACTCGTGCGGCCACACGCCACTTGATGAAGCAGCGCAGCGGCGCAGTCGTCAACGTCACATCCGTGATAGGGCTCATCGGCAATGCCGGGCAGGCGAACTACGCGGCAGCGAAGGCCGGCGTCATTGGCCTGACTAAGTCTGTGGCGAAAGAGCTTGCATCGAGAGGCGTGCGCGTCAACGCCGTGGCCCCAGGCTTTATCGAGACAGACATGACGGCCGCGCTTTCGGAAACCGCGCGGGAGGCCATCATCAAGCAGATCTCGCTCGCCAGGCTCGGCGCTCCGGCCGACGTCGCAAAAGCCGTCGCGTTTCTGGCTAGCGACGAGGCCGCATATATCACGGGTCAGACTCTTGCCATCGACGGCGGGATGACGTTTATGTAG
- the fabD gene encoding ACP S-malonyltransferase, translated as MTARSALIFPGQGSQRPGMLDNVPDFDSLDRLLDAAEALSGLELRKIAAKGPVSALADTRVAQPLIYLVDIAWGFTLLDCGIRPSAVAGHSLGELAALAVAGVFSPEAGLELVVERSRLMASAAENNPGGMMAVLGLTASQASAAVAEIADIWIANDNAPGQVVISGRFAGLEEASPRLTEAGAKRVVPLAVAGPFHTPLMLGAQEAFADLLAGAQFNDARIPVVQNTDPVAETNAVRIRERLRAQITSPVRWTEAMVALLADGPTTVIESGPGTVLSGLARRVEGLTAFAVESSDLEIIVGEVA; from the coding sequence GTGACCGCACGCAGCGCACTCATCTTTCCGGGCCAGGGCTCACAACGTCCCGGGATGTTGGACAACGTCCCCGATTTCGATTCGCTCGATCGGCTCTTGGACGCTGCTGAGGCACTTTCAGGTCTCGAGTTGCGCAAGATTGCGGCCAAGGGTCCAGTTTCAGCGCTCGCGGATACCCGCGTCGCGCAGCCGCTTATCTATCTCGTCGACATCGCATGGGGCTTCACGCTTCTGGACTGCGGCATCCGGCCGTCTGCGGTGGCAGGCCATTCTCTCGGCGAGTTGGCGGCTCTGGCGGTGGCGGGAGTGTTCTCGCCGGAAGCCGGACTTGAATTGGTTGTCGAACGGAGCCGGCTCATGGCATCGGCCGCCGAGAATAACCCCGGAGGTATGATGGCAGTACTGGGGCTGACTGCTTCTCAGGCGTCTGCCGCCGTCGCGGAGATTGCAGATATCTGGATCGCCAACGACAACGCCCCGGGGCAGGTTGTCATTTCGGGGCGTTTTGCAGGACTTGAAGAAGCAAGCCCTCGCCTGACGGAAGCGGGCGCAAAGAGGGTCGTGCCTCTGGCTGTCGCCGGCCCGTTTCACACACCGCTCATGTTGGGCGCGCAGGAGGCGTTTGCTGACCTTCTCGCCGGCGCGCAGTTCAACGACGCGCGCATCCCGGTGGTACAGAACACTGATCCCGTCGCCGAGACCAATGCAGTGCGAATCAGAGAGCGGCTTCGCGCTCAGATCACCTCCCCTGTAAGGTGGACTGAGGCCATGGTGGCGCTCTTAGCGGATGGTCCTACAACTGTCATTGAGTCCGGACCCGGCACCGTGCTTTCCGGGTTGGCTCGGCGGGTGGAAGGCTTGACCGCCTTCGCGGTCGAGTCCTCGGACCTGGAGATCATCGTTGGGGAGGTGGCATGA